In Lolium rigidum isolate FL_2022 chromosome 7, APGP_CSIRO_Lrig_0.1, whole genome shotgun sequence, the DNA window GCTCATCGGAGGAAGTAGACCAGAGTTCATCAGGTGGTACAAACAAAAGTGGGGATATGGAAAATGATGGCTTCGAAAACTTTGCGCAAGGCCAAAATTTGGAAGGTGAATACTCACCAACTGCAGCCAGTCAGATTCATCTCCTTCCGTTAGAAAGTTTCAATACTTTAAACAATACAAATGACCCTAATGAAGAAGGGTCATTAGTAGAAGTTGCCGAGAGTTCATTTGGGGGTGACAGCAGAACCCTGGACTTGAAGAGTGATGGTGATGAAAATGTTCCTGGGAACAGCTTGATCCAGGAGGAAGTATTCGGAGATGGAGATGGTGAATTATCAAAAACAAGTGGCGGGATCAGTTTAGTTGGTTCTACAAGCTTCCATGAAGATGGCACCGTGGGAAAAAACTCGTTGCCAGAAGCTGATCATAGTTGTTCCGGTGATACAATTAAGAACCTGGACTCCTGTCATGCTGGTGAGTCAAAATCAGGTGAAGAATCGTCAAAGCAAGTTGGCCAAATTGCTCCAGAAAACATTGAAGGTTTGAACGAACACGGTAGAGTTGAATCATCTGAAGAAGGTCTTCGAACTTCGTATGGTCATATGAATGCATATCCCTCTGAAGAGAGAGAGGAAACCTCTCTCTGTGTACAAACTAGAGATTCTGAGGAAATCAGGGAAGTGCATAATCTAGTATCAGAAGTACCAACAGATTCAGAAGGCCTGGCCAGTCACATTTCTCATAGTCAGCTAGAACAGAAAAATCCAAATGCCGAAGAGCTTCCAAGAGAAAAAGGTATCTTTAGTAACCATGGAAGCAGGAATGGGCATGAAAAGTCTACTATTGTTTCAGAAGAAGATGCACCCAGCTGGCAAGAGTTTCTACTTGATGGACTGGAGGGCAGAGACGCAATATTGCTTGCTGACTACACTTCAGTTCTGCGGAACTACAAAGAAACGAAAAAAAGGCTTGCTGAGTTGGAAAAGAAAAACCAGGAACATCTCGAAGATACTAAGGCGGTAATAAGCGAACTGAGGACTGCGAATTCCAGGAAATATGTTGAGATCCAATCGCTCAGAGATCGCCTGGACTCTTCAGAGATGCCATCCAGTAAAATGGGTAGAAATCGCACTTTGGATAGAGTAATTTCAGTTGTGAAAGAAGCTGATTCGAGCGGTACTGGAGCACCGGAGGAGGCTTCACCATTTGAAATGAAGTTCAGAACTGAAATCGACGGGTTAGTCGATGAAAACCTGCAGTTCTTGGCAAGGTATAGCATGGCTTGCCACCAGGTGCAGGACTTCAACAGCAAATATCAGGAGCTACAGAATGAGATGGAGAATCCTGAAAATAAGAAGGTGGGAGGAGAGCCTGATGCTGCGATGGAGCCTGGACCAGCTGAGAAGAAACTGAGAGAGCTCAGGACCGAAGTGGATGTATGGTTTGAGCAAAATGCACTTCTTGATCGAGACCTGCAGCTTAAAACCGAATCTCTTTGCAGCCTGCAGGAGGAGATAGCCGACGCATTGCGGTCTAGCACGGAGGCTGATGGAGCCAGGTTTACGCCGTACGAAGCGGCCAGGTTTCAAGGGGAGGTGCAGAACATGCAGCAATCCAACAACAAGATTGGGAGCAAGCTGCAGGCAGCGCTAGAGCACATGAGGGAGCTCGAAGGCAAGGTCAACGAAACCTTGCGGAAGCTGCGGGAGAGCTTCGAGCTTTCGTCAAGGCGCTCGTCCCGTCTGGAGGCAGACAACAGCTACCAGAACCAGTTCAAGCATTTCCCGAGCAGGACAAGAGTGCCATTGCGGAACTTCTTGTTTGGCACGAAACCAAAGAAGAAATCTCTGTTTGCCTGCATCAATCCTACATACCAGAGACAGTTCAGCGATTTTTGAGGTGCACACATATTTCTCTCCTTGCACCGCCTTGTACTTTTCGCCGTAATTAACCTGTGTTTGTTCCGGTTAGCTGACATTTCTGTATTTGCTTGCAGTGAATAGAGCACTGAAGTAAACATGTAGCAAGTAAGATTTGGTGCATTGCTTGCCAGGAGGTAGTGCTGATTTATTCTTTACTGAATTTCATTATAGTTGAGTGGCCCTGCTATTTGGATGGGAACACAGAATACAGATTACCAAGTTTTTTCATAGAGAGAAATATTACTGTTATATTGTAGCATTCCAAACGAATACATTATACCATACCATAGCTGCCGCTATACATGAACAAAGGAAGTGTCTAGATATGCCCCGCTATGAGGCAGTTGTGTTGCCTCTAGTGTTAGCTTTTGGTTTGTGACAGTGTACAAGAGAGCAGGTTTTGTTGAATGAATCTGCATTGGCAGGAGCATTAGTATTGTTTCTTACTTTGCTCTGTAGGTTTTGGTGTTTTATATAttcattcacttcattggttagtTACCCAGGAGATTTATACTCATATaggaagcaaatttggtgcacatgagcactagtgctctcgattttcaaaaatatttaaaaactgtaCATTTGCGTtccaaaaaatcatcacatttattccatgaatacataaaCATGGTCTGAATATTCGTGCGAAATTTTGGTAGAAATTGCATTGTAatttgagctacaggaaaaaagtaaaaaaaacaaatttgtggctacgtatagaggtagatatttgtcagaaatttatatttttttgtatagcttaaaatacaacatatttttctccaaaattgCTACCATACCTCCAAAATGTTTATATATATATGTGGGTATTTAattcatttttttgaaattcaaaaggtatgatttttaaaaatctgatgctcatgtgtcaaagacacttttCGATATGATGTGTTTTATTCATCAGCCTGCCTTTCCTTTGGCTTGACTAGTAAGTGTGCACGTGCAACACACGTCTCAATACCAAGTAATACAAATTCCAGTAACAAATATTTATGAATTACAAAATCGCTCTTAAGTAGTTTAGATACAAGGGTGGACACTCTTTTTTGATCTTTCATATTATTTTGGTATGATGTAACCGAGCCTCAATTACCTAATCAATTTCCATATATGTATATTCCTCTATGAAATTAATTTTCTTGCTAAAATAAGTTATGAATAATTAGATTATTAAATTACCGCTGAATAGTACTGATTCCACAAAGCATATACGACATACTTAAGTCACCACACATTTACTGAAAGTCCGCAAAGGCTTCTTTGAGAACTTCATTGCCAATAGATCATGCTGCGACGAAACGATCTCGGAGATATAACATGTATGAATGTAAATATTttcctattttgaaaatttctccAGCCTACAACTAATTCGAAAACCATGCATTATCATATTGGGTCCTATTCATATTGAGCGTGCATGGTAGCTCCTATAAAAAGAATATGCAAACATCAGGACTCGCATGCTTCAAGGAGGTACGGTGGCCTTTAATGCAAGCCAAGTAGTGAGCAGAACAAGGTGGCAATGCTCAATGAAAGAACTTTATCATAAGGCAAAACTTTATCAGGTTCATTTTCAGAAACTCATCGGACAAAATGTAAAATGAAAATATTTTCGCATAATTAGAGAACTCTGTTCAATATGCAGAGATGTGTACATATCAGGTATGTCATTTGTGCACAATATAATATTTCTTTAGCTGTATATACTCTTTCAAAAAAAGATCAAATTCAAAGCCAAAATCTTTTTATAACCTTCTTCCCAAGTGACAAATTCAATCTGGAACAACAGTTGCAGAACTTGTAGTGCCATGTTCATTACGAACTATGCCATAATTGTTTGGCTGAATATGTAGGACATTTTCAAAATATTTTGGTTGGAAACTTGCAGCTGCTGGCGGGAGATAAAACATGATAGGAGAGTAGGCTTACGAAGGTGGGGTGTGTGGTGTAAACTTATCAGGCTGTTTGTAACAATAAAAATATGATGGGCTGTCCGGCCCCTCCCCAGACCCTGCGCAAAGTGAGAGCTTCATGCACCAGGCAGCCCT includes these proteins:
- the LOC124678984 gene encoding protein NETWORKED 2A-like, yielding MLQRAASNAYSWWWASHIRTTQSKWLDANLQDVENRVKIMLKLLGEEADSFGKRAEMYYRRRPEVISHVEDVYRAYRALVERYDHLSKELHKANHTIATACPDEVQYAMLEEEDDNFPRAIMPINSRKIQKSTVEDILKRKREGTPGRLKGVQERPAPQMSKDKAEEEIGRLQKAILVMQTEKEFVKSSYESGVAKYWELEKEIADMQEEICHMQDEFDAHASIDDDEARALMTITALRSCQGMVAELVEKFEELIRSAKMESEKIASLREKFYAMSRIIDPSKEEVGSVNTTPSERTYPITREILELQTMYEKIEDFFDNNSESSVEEMAYKVDELVDKIIDLELKLPKQSAQIKQLKEENENIENKLDDLEDEVALRDDPGDSREELKLVEDKLNRIRVIEGSIIEEEVLVSTAFSEVYNCITSISKAFGPEDLSGLSATAGDSTAPSEDVCIEDVTKESTEMNGREIRDIEAPITGDTLGRHVPREDDDPEVVDGNSSHGTDGVYDSKNGAEENLLMEICLPQEEFIDKKSVQAGSHFNLIVSSVTENGLKTIYEGKTDSSSEEVDQSSSGGTNKSGDMENDGFENFAQGQNLEGEYSPTAASQIHLLPLESFNTLNNTNDPNEEGSLVEVAESSFGGDSRTLDLKSDGDENVPGNSLIQEEVFGDGDGELSKTSGGISLVGSTSFHEDGTVGKNSLPEADHSCSGDTIKNLDSCHAGESKSGEESSKQVGQIAPENIEGLNEHGRVESSEEGLRTSYGHMNAYPSEEREETSLCVQTRDSEEIREVHNLVSEVPTDSEGLASHISHSQLEQKNPNAEELPREKGIFSNHGSRNGHEKSTIVSEEDAPSWQEFLLDGLEGRDAILLADYTSVLRNYKETKKRLAELEKKNQEHLEDTKAVISELRTANSRKYVEIQSLRDRLDSSEMPSSKMGRNRTLDRVISVVKEADSSGTGAPEEASPFEMKFRTEIDGLVDENLQFLARYSMACHQVQDFNSKYQELQNEMENPENKKVGGEPDAAMEPGPAEKKLRELRTEVDVWFEQNALLDRDLQLKTESLCSLQEEIADALRSSTEADGARFTPYEAARFQGEVQNMQQSNNKIGSKLQAALEHMRELEGKVNETLRKLRESFELSSRRSSRLEADNSYQNQFKHFPSRTRVPLRNFLFGTKPKKKSLFACINPTYQRQFSDF